Proteins co-encoded in one Jeotgalibacillus malaysiensis genomic window:
- a CDS encoding polyprenyl synthetase: MNALGHFTSLQKSKVEEELFSAVTALEAPESLKESMLYSLKAGGKRIRPLLLLAVMETFGNETEQGLKTAAALEMIHTYSLIHDDLPSMDDDDLRRGLPTNHKVYGEAVAILSGDALLTKSFELVADSPFDDRSKVKIISMLSKAAGAEGMVGGQVADIEGESMALSLEQLESVHKRKTGKLLEFAAVAGGVISGLDEHELNKLRLFAEHIGLAFQIRDDILDIEGDEAEIGKPVGSDEGRQKSTYPAILGMQSAKEKLDDHLYKARELLYELHNEPALLLELTDLIGSRKN; the protein is encoded by the coding sequence ATGAATGCACTTGGACATTTTACAAGCCTTCAAAAAAGCAAAGTAGAAGAAGAATTATTTTCAGCCGTCACCGCTTTAGAAGCGCCTGAATCGCTGAAAGAATCAATGCTGTATTCTTTAAAAGCGGGTGGCAAAAGAATCCGGCCGCTTTTGCTTTTAGCAGTAATGGAGACGTTCGGTAATGAAACGGAACAGGGACTTAAAACCGCTGCAGCACTTGAAATGATCCATACGTATTCTCTGATTCACGATGATCTGCCGAGTATGGATGATGATGATTTGAGAAGAGGCTTGCCAACCAATCATAAAGTATATGGTGAAGCTGTTGCCATCTTATCTGGAGATGCACTGCTTACCAAAAGCTTTGAACTGGTTGCTGATTCTCCGTTTGATGACAGATCTAAGGTGAAAATTATTTCTATGCTGTCAAAAGCAGCAGGAGCTGAAGGAATGGTGGGCGGTCAGGTTGCAGATATAGAAGGTGAATCAATGGCACTTTCACTTGAACAGCTTGAATCCGTTCATAAAAGAAAAACGGGAAAGCTGCTGGAGTTTGCAGCTGTTGCAGGTGGCGTGATCAGTGGGCTTGATGAACATGAACTAAATAAACTCCGGCTTTTCGCCGAGCATATTGGGCTTGCTTTTCAAATCAGGGATGACATTCTGGATATTGAAGGTGATGAAGCAGAAATCGGTAAACCTGTTGGCAGTGATGAAGGGCGGCAAAAAAGTACTTACCCTGCAATTTTGGGAATGCAATCTGCGAAGGAAAAGTTGGATGATCACCTTTATAAAGCTCGGGAACTGCTGTATGAACTGCATAATGAACCCGCGTTGCTCCTGGAATTGACTGATCTGATTGGCAGCAGAAAAAACTGA
- a CDS encoding exodeoxyribonuclease VII small subunit — protein MAKTEKVSFEDAMEGLEEIVAKLEEGDVPLEEAIDYYKKGVELSKLCHEKLQSAEKQLAVMMTEEGETPIDPEELSE, from the coding sequence ATGGCGAAAACTGAAAAAGTCTCTTTTGAAGATGCAATGGAAGGTCTAGAAGAAATCGTGGCCAAGCTTGAAGAAGGAGATGTCCCTTTAGAAGAAGCAATTGACTATTATAAAAAAGGTGTAGAACTTTCTAAGCTATGCCATGAAAAGCTGCAGAGTGCTGAAAAACAGCTGGCTGTCATGATGACTGAAGAAGGCGAAACACCAATCGATCCGGAGGAACTATCTGAATGA
- a CDS encoding exodeoxyribonuclease VII large subunit: MSTLRYLTVSALTKYIKRKFDADPHLSGVLIKGEISNLKQPSSGHVYFTLKDQKTRISAVMFSSAAGSLKFKPENGMEVMLQADVSVFESSGQYQLYVKKMEPDGIGALYLAYEQLKEKLQNEGLFDQSKKRSLPPYPEHIGVITSPSGAVIKDIMTTAQRRYPIASIRLYPCSVQGENAVPSIIKALQTASEDSSLDLLIIGRGGGSIEELWAFNDEQVARAIASFPVPVISAVGHETDVTIADFAADLRAPTPTAAAEIAVPHIEEVRERIMSLQIRAGRAVTQQLQYKKQQLKKQADSIVFRRPGKLIEPHAQLLDRLNERLYRESAMIVQKAEIKRERIHERLIRLNPGSQIERKKNSLERLIDRLENTAAKKVNSDRQRFIQAAASLEALSPLKIMNRGYSLVFNESNELIKSSNQVKNGDKIKVSLQTADLICSVEEKLERDQNGEN; the protein is encoded by the coding sequence ATGTCTACGTTAAGGTACTTAACTGTCAGTGCACTGACTAAATACATAAAAAGAAAGTTTGATGCAGATCCCCACTTATCAGGAGTGCTGATCAAAGGGGAAATTTCAAACCTCAAACAGCCCTCAAGCGGACATGTCTACTTTACATTAAAAGATCAGAAAACGAGAATCAGTGCTGTGATGTTTTCTTCAGCTGCAGGATCTCTCAAATTCAAGCCTGAAAATGGTATGGAAGTCATGCTGCAGGCAGATGTGTCAGTATTCGAATCAAGCGGACAATACCAGCTTTATGTGAAAAAAATGGAGCCTGATGGCATAGGAGCACTCTATCTTGCTTATGAGCAATTAAAAGAAAAACTCCAAAATGAAGGATTATTTGATCAAAGCAAAAAAAGATCTCTGCCTCCTTACCCCGAACATATTGGTGTAATTACTTCTCCGTCCGGTGCAGTCATAAAAGACATCATGACGACCGCTCAAAGAAGATATCCAATCGCCTCAATTCGATTATACCCATGCTCTGTTCAGGGAGAAAATGCGGTTCCTTCCATTATAAAAGCACTTCAAACTGCCTCAGAAGATTCATCGCTTGATTTGTTGATCATCGGCCGTGGCGGAGGATCCATCGAGGAACTATGGGCGTTTAATGACGAACAGGTAGCGAGAGCAATCGCTTCCTTTCCGGTTCCCGTTATTTCTGCAGTCGGCCATGAAACAGATGTAACGATCGCTGACTTTGCCGCTGATCTCCGCGCACCGACACCTACTGCTGCTGCAGAGATCGCAGTGCCTCATATTGAAGAAGTTAGAGAACGGATCATGAGTCTTCAGATCAGGGCAGGCAGGGCGGTCACACAGCAGCTGCAGTATAAAAAACAGCAGCTGAAAAAACAGGCTGATTCAATCGTATTCAGACGTCCTGGAAAATTAATTGAACCTCATGCACAGCTGTTAGACAGGCTGAATGAAAGACTTTATAGAGAAAGTGCGATGATTGTACAAAAGGCAGAGATTAAAAGAGAAAGAATACATGAAAGGCTAATCAGGCTGAACCCGGGCAGTCAGATTGAACGTAAAAAAAACAGTCTTGAACGGCTGATAGACCGGTTAGAAAATACAGCTGCTAAAAAAGTAAATTCAGATAGGCAGCGTTTTATTCAGGCAGCAGCATCATTAGAAGCACTCAGCCCTTTAAAAATAATGAACAGAGGTTATTCACTGGTATTTAATGAGTCTAATGAGCTGATTAAAAGTAGCAATCAGGTTAAAAATGGCGATAAAATTAAAGTATCACTTCAAACAGCAGATCTCATCTGTTCAGTAGAGGAAAAACTGGAGCGTGATCAAAATGGCGAAAACTGA
- a CDS encoding methenyltetrahydrofolate cyclohydrolase: MSAEIIDGKHIAQEMREQLKDRIKQLKEVTPGLAVILIGDNQASKTYVSMKQKACENLGIYSKLIKLPDTVTESALLDIIQQLNNDQTIHGILVQLPLPDHIGETAVIEAIDPSKDVDGFHPINIGRLQAGGEAFYPCTPNGIMKMLEFHHIDPKGKHAVVVGRSNIVGKPMGQLLLNESATVTYCHSKTSDLKTYTKQADIIIAAVGIRNLITADHIKDGAVVIDVGMNRDDNGKLCGDVDFEQCRQKASAITPVPGGVGPMTITMLLFNTVESAERFSR; encoded by the coding sequence ATGTCAGCTGAAATCATTGATGGAAAACATATTGCTCAGGAAATGAGAGAGCAGTTAAAAGACCGGATTAAACAATTGAAAGAGGTAACGCCCGGACTTGCAGTCATATTAATTGGAGATAATCAGGCATCTAAAACGTATGTTTCCATGAAGCAAAAAGCGTGTGAGAACCTCGGTATTTATTCAAAGCTGATTAAATTGCCTGATACTGTTACAGAATCAGCACTTCTTGATATTATTCAGCAGTTAAATAATGACCAGACAATACACGGTATACTTGTACAGCTTCCACTTCCCGATCACATTGGTGAAACAGCGGTGATCGAAGCCATCGACCCATCAAAAGATGTGGACGGCTTTCATCCAATTAATATTGGCAGATTACAGGCTGGTGGAGAAGCTTTCTATCCGTGCACACCGAACGGCATTATGAAAATGCTTGAATTTCATCATATTGATCCTAAAGGCAAGCATGCAGTAGTCGTTGGCAGAAGCAATATTGTTGGAAAACCAATGGGGCAGCTTTTGCTGAACGAAAGTGCAACGGTAACCTATTGCCATTCTAAAACATCCGATTTAAAAACGTATACAAAACAGGCGGACATTATCATTGCAGCTGTAGGAATCCGGAATCTGATTACAGCAGATCATATTAAAGATGGCGCAGTTGTGATTGATGTCGGTATGAATCGCGATGATAATGGGAAACTGTGCGGGGATGTAGACTTTGAGCAGTGCAGGCAAAAAGCTTCAGCCATTACGCCCGTTCCAGGTGGCGTAGGGCCAATGACGATTACCATGCTGCTCTTTAATACAGTAGAATCGGCTGAGCGTTTTTCAAGATAA
- a CDS encoding transcription antitermination protein NusB: protein MKRRTAREKALQALFQMEMNEMTPETAIKNILEDEKHDDYLTDLVEGVSGHLSEIDQVIQNHLEKWKIERLARVDRNILRVALYELLYKKDDVPHNVVLNEAVEISKRFGDEKSSKFVNGLLSKVVSHLHSRD, encoded by the coding sequence ATGAAAAGAAGAACGGCCAGAGAAAAAGCGCTGCAGGCGTTATTCCAGATGGAAATGAACGAAATGACGCCGGAGACAGCGATTAAAAATATTCTGGAAGATGAAAAGCATGATGATTATTTAACAGACCTGGTAGAAGGTGTGAGCGGCCATCTTTCTGAGATCGATCAGGTCATACAGAACCATCTTGAAAAATGGAAGATCGAGCGTCTTGCGAGAGTAGACCGCAATATTCTGAGAGTCGCGCTGTATGAGCTTTTATATAAAAAAGATGATGTGCCTCATAATGTGGTTCTGAATGAAGCGGTTGAAATTTCAAAACGTTTCGGTGATGAAAAATCAAGCAAATTCGTGAATGGACTTCTTTCGAAGGTAGTGTCTCACTTACATTCACGTGATTGA